TAGGGCAAAAAGAGGGGTAAGCAACGCCATCCATATATTATTATGTATGGCCTTCGCACAATATACGCATATTGACACCCGACAACAGAAAGCTACAAAATGGGCAGAATCATCATTACCGGCGGCTCAGGGAAAGTTGGCCAGTACGCGATCCCCGTTCTCCTATCCCACGGCCATACCATCCTAAATCTCGACATcgcccctctccctccccatcTCTCGCAAAAGGTCCACACCCTTCATGTCGACCCTACAGACAGCGGCCAAGTGCACAGCGCCCTAACCTCTCCTTTCCACTCCCCCCTGAACCAAATCCCTGACGCGGTCATCCACCTCGCCGGCATCCCGCGCAACATGATCGTGCCCGATGTGGAGACTTTCCGGGTGAACACGCAAGCGGGCTATAATGTCATTGAAGCCGCGTGCCGCCTGGGCGTGAAGAAAATCATCATTGCGAGTACCGTGTGTGTTTACGGACCACCATATGCAGAGGGAATTATGGAGTTATACTGACGCGCGGGACCTCGGGCAGATGTGCCATCTCGCAGTAGTGCGGGATGGACTGGGGTATCAGGTCTTCAACGCGACAAATGACGAGATTACGGTTGATACTGAGATGACGGAAGCGTTTCTAAAGAAGAACGCACCTGGGGTGGTATTTACCagagagatggagggaagagaggCGCCGCTGACGAAccggaagatgaaggagatgctGGGGTTTCGACAAGAGCATCCATGGCAGAAATACTTTGCTTACGCCTAGTATTCCATCCTGTCTTATGGCAATGGGTATATTGGCAAGCACATATTGACGTAGTACATATTTTTCTATCAGCAATGCTTGTTTCATGGTGTCCTAATGCTATATGTCTACATATCTGTAGGTAGCTGAGTGTTTTGCTTAGGAAGCCGAGGGTTGAGTTTTTGAGAGAGCGTACTGCTTCAACAGAGCATTCTTGTCTACGAGGCCTATGCCCTCCCAGGTTTTGCGATACTTTTGCACAATCTCCTCGGCAAAGTTTGTACCGTCGACGGCGTAATTGGAGCGCACTCCGATGATCTGCCTACCATGATGCCATGCGCGACGTCTACTAAAaattctatactaatatagaaCCCCTCGGGAGTCTGTGGCACCTGGACACTGGCAAGCTAACTGAAACGCACATAGATGAGGCCTGTGAAGTGATCAAGGCAACATCAGTCTGGCAATCCCGTAAGGTCCAATTCGACAGGGTTCACCCTGCAAGCCAAGCCTGCCTGCAGCGGGCTCCCAGCATTCCATTCGCTGGGAGACGCGGTGTCGGGCTGTAATGGGTCCCATTTACCATTTCGAGCCGCTATTCCACAGCGAAAGGGCCAGGCATTGGTCGGAGACCCGGCCCAATGATCCCCAACATAAGGCCGGCTGGTCTTGATATGCAGCAGCGGGGTTGAAACCAAGGAATCTCGCTGTCCGTGTTTCAAACGGAAATACCCCCGCCAGAGGTGTATTTAAATACTGAGGATACCTAGAGacccttctttttttttcccccccATTTTAAAGGTTGCGAGGTGTGCAGCAATTTACGATGAAGTTTTTCTTCCCTTCCCTGTTATTATTGCCCCTTGCCTTCGCGCGCCACCTTTCTCCGGCTGCTCAGCGGGTTACTCACCATGACGCCGATCTACTCTCAGAGTATGATTATGTTGTTGTCGGAGGCGGGGTTAGCGGACTAACTGTCGCAAATCGTCTCACGGAGGACAGTAACAGTATGGTTCATCTGTCAAGAAAGATAGAATGTAGGCTAACAATCGCAGCAACCGTGCTAGTAATCGAAGCAGGCAAAATGTACGTTCTTgaattttaaaattaagaagTGTATAGATGGCTCACGGCACAGCGACGACTACTCAAAAGACATCCAGTACCCCCGGTTCGCGCGGACAGTGGCTGCGAACTACAGCTGGCCGATTACCTCGTTGCCAACCGCCGGGCTGAACAATCGTACTGCATCTGTCGTAGTAGCGCGAATTCTCGGCGGTGGCAGCGCAATTAATGGGATGGCTTTTATGCGTGGTTCGCCCGGTGATTATGATCTCTGGGCTGAACTTATTGGGGATAAgagctggggttgggatgggcTTTTACCCTACTTTAAGAAGGTGACTATTTAAAAAAGCCCTGCATCCTGGGGTTTTCAGGGTTAACTTTCTATAGAGCGAGGCATTTACGCCTCCAACCGATGATCAGCAGAGCCAACACGGGATTTCGTTTGACATAGATGCACGGGGGACAAATGGGCCTATCCagacttctttccctccGTTTATCACGAGTACAGGAAGTAAGAGATCCATAACTACGTGATGTGTTTTGCTTATACTCTAGATAGAAGTATTTCTGGCCGCTCTAAGACAGCTTGGTATCCCAACCCAGATTGACGGTGCAGCAAATGCGCTGGGTGGGTACTGGAGTCCAAATAACCTGGACCCAGTGACAACAGAAAGGTCCTACGCCCGGACAGGATACCATGATAGTGCGAATATTCGGTCGAATTATCATGTCCTTCCAGAGGCCCTGGTGACGAAGCTGACTCCAGATCTAACGGGTGTTGAGTATATACCAGAATACAACACAGCCCTAAACTCTACACCACCggatataaagataaagacgGTGCGAGCGCGAAAGGAGATTATAATGGCCGCCGGCGCGATTCACACACCAAAGATCCTACATCTATCAGGTGTTGGCTCGTCGTCTGTTCTCCGCTCCCTCGGAATTGACCAAATACTTGACGTTCCTGGCGTTGGCGAGAATCTCCAAGACCATGCAACAATGTACGGCTCCGCGGCCTTCACAAACCTCAGTGATCCAACACAGGATCCAGTCTATATATGGAACAACGCCACCTACGATGCTGAGATGGGCCTGCTGTACGAGGCCAACCGCACAGGGCCATGGACTGTAGGAACGGAGAatacattttcttttttaacAGCAAAGCATCTCAACTTCTCTGTTTCGCATTTTGCACACGCAGCCGGCCAGCCTGCAAGATATCTTCGTTCAGGCCTTGACCCGAGCATCATCCGCGGTTACGAAAAGTCGCAGAACCTACTCCTGAAATACATGACAGACAACAAAGTGGCCCTATCTGAGAACCTCCTCATCGCAATCATCAGCCTGCAAAAACCACTAAGCCGGGGATCTGTTCACGCCGCGTCAACAGATCCCTATACTATGCCACACGTCAGTTACCGTACCTTCAGTAACCCGCTTGACCTAGAAATGCTAGCTCAGGCCGTGCGGCTACATAcagaccttcttccccagacACCAGCACTACAGTCAATTGGCGCCGTGTTGGAATTTCCTACGCCAGGATTAACCGATACTGAACTCCTGGACACGATTAAAGAATCAGCAGACCCAAGCTTCTACCACCCTGTTGGGACCTGTGCAATGTTGAAGTTCGGCGACGGAGGGTGCGTGGATAGCCAGTTACGGCTTTATGGCTCAAGAGGAAGGGTGCGCATTGTTGACGCCTCGATATTTCCTATTATCCCGTCGGCTCATACCCAGAGTACCGTTTACGCTGTTGCGGAGAAGGTGGCCGATTTGATAAGGGGGATACATACAGTGCCACATTGATTTAGTTTTTTTTGGGAGTAGAGCGCCGATCTAAAGTGTTAATATACCTGGTCATTATCATGGATATTATTTCAAGCTCCGCCAGATTATAGTGCGGCTGTTATAGGTGAAATCTGCGCCCCTAAACGCAACCAATGATGGAGAGGGCTTACACACCGGCGTGGTTAGAAAAAAGGTCGGCATGACCACAGAATTAATCCGAAATTATTGCCACgtctaaaattattttaattctacaGATTCAAACCACGATGAGCTATAATttcaataaaaaaaaaaacctcCCTAATCTAACCTCCCTAATCCCCCTAATCTTTAACCACCCTAATCACCCTAATCACCCTAACTACCTAACCACCCTAATACGTGGTGTATATACAGTGTGGaattatagtatagaatTAGTGGCAATAAACAGGTGGGTCTAATCCTAACCACGCTGACCTTTTTTCTAACCACGGAGAGCTGCATCCCCTGATGGAGACACTCTCTGAAGCAACGTAGACATATGGGGATGTCTGATCAACCGTATCGGCTAATTAACAGTAAGATCGGTCTTCCCCTGTAGTACATGTCTGAATCTTAGTTACCTATATTCCACTACTTACTTTAAACtagtacatacgaccacagggtgtggaaaacagggcttcccgtccaCTCAGCtgtacttaagccacacgccagctggttagtagtatagtAGGTAATCATATATAAATCccagctattatatatctatctttaTCCTTTTTTTTCAACTTACTGGGTTTAGTACCCCTGCTATCCTGTCTTCAGTCCTTTACCTAAAGGCGTGAAGCCCTCTGTTTTATATCTAGCTAGTAAGAATACTAAGCCTTACTAACATAGCCTCTCTACTTCTATCTAATCTTATCCAGCTCTACTATCAGTCTAACATTCCTTCTATCAGCCTGACATTCCTCCTATTAGCttaatatcttttcttccagCCTGATATCCCTCCTATCAGCCTAACATCCCTCCTAGTACcctaataaaatattttttacCTAATAACTTCCCCTTCCTCCCAGCTTTCTTTACTACTAGACTAAACAGCGGATTTCCTAATTTTAGCTTATAGATTAGTTATTAACTAGAatcttatctttatattttaaacAGTATTATTTACTAGGCCTAGGATATCGCTGTCGAGAACCTATAAAGACGCGAGATAGacataaataataataattcttttctaacttaattttataaaccGGGAGCACTGCTAGCAGGAAACACGAATTTCACCTTATCATTAATTTATTTACCCCCGTCTATTAGACTAAACAGCAGGAAACGCCGTTACAGGCCCAAAACAGATAACTAGAAGCTGAAAAGAATAAGGAAGATTAAGGACAGTATATTCTAAGAATCACAATCTTATAGCATTAACTTTAATACCTTTAATAATCTAGgtattaaagatttatataactttatcTAAATACTGAATAAGAGTATATAGTAGGCTGTTTGTCACGACTGCCAAGGCCGCGCCACGTGATGCCTCTTATATAACCCCTGTAGACCGCCGCTGAGGCACCTCTAGAGCGTCTCAGGCCGGTAACCACTAACTTACCAACTACTAACCTCCGCTCAGCTCTGATATAGGTAACTActaagaaattaatatattatatattctgaaatcttatatatttttatttagaaaggatttattagatagactatataactatctaataatactaactaaaGATTAACTAAACTAGATATTAGGAATCATTATTAGGAATCCCTACTGGAGacttttttataagattttatatagagtctCTAgctactttaattttataaattcttaagtaatttattttattttttatagaatcttttaattagttaaACTAGTATTttttagacatgcacaacccgccctgaaatcctatacccgatccgccccgaacccacctgggtccgggtccgggttagttttcttatacccgctgtgggttgggttgaatatacctaaacccgcggCGGGATTAGGTTATTTAATGGGTTGGGGATCTAGGAATAACCCGAACccataacccaacccaccctacttataactaatataattacttctaataatagttagattatagatctaccgactactcctgcaggagagagatatatactaaaatatataagaagtcaatcttaaaatatatattatataatatatattatctagtatctaccgaCCATTATTTAGTCGATGATAATGGCCGGGGGACTGTCTCTGTTGACAtaaagcccgtgaagtagGTACTATAAAAGGTTAGGGAGTTACTGCTACTGGTAATTCAACTCTAACCTGTCCTTCTGGTACGTGTGATAGTACCTGTTCCTCACCAGTACCATTAATACCTTCAATATCGTTAAAGAAACCCCTATCCCAAGAaagttcatcgtcttccaagccagcttcatcctctgaaTCACTTATCCTATCATCataatcgaattcaaaaacctcctcacTTGTTGGATATAACGGAATATTATGCCTCTCAGGATCCTCAATACTATCTTGTAGGAACATATACTCTTGCTTAAGTTTAAACCGGTCACTGCAcatctgtataatacttgCCTCAATAGTCTCAGGTGCCAGCTGACTTCGACGATAGTGACAGATATCCCgagcagtattaaagagattctcaacaccaacacctgatacCGGAATTGCAAGGAAATCACGAGCGATGCGAGTAAGGATCGGGAAGCGCGACTAGTATATTGACCACCAAGTAAGAATatcagagcaggctgatggatgttcaagatctgtataatttaaccatagttagaattattatatcaaggatccagtaTTAGAGAAGGTGCGAATACTTACTTTCAGCAAGATAAGTTcataactctaaatatctccctgatggagctgtctcttctggagatagacagcagcattttaaattatataaagctttcttAAGCAGACCTGTAGGCTcctctaatactaatatctgAACCAGTAACGGAAATTATGTTGTATAGTAGGTATAGACCTcagtaagtttctctttatatCATCAAGTATAGTTCCGCCCTCTATCATTACTCCAGGATACATCtctaaagccctcgagtttgctgcatggatttAGGATAGTTACAATTGCATATATATCCCTATAAAACTCATAGGTATCCTGATAGtatttcctcagcttatcTTGTActgcttcaaggcccttataaagaatcttcttccaataaAACTACTTATTTAACAGTCTTGTAAGATAGTCTTCAATATAgttgaaaagtgaatcatatatattataaacaCAATGAATTGTTGTCCCGGTATGTTCGGAGAGACTGACGGTATAGATAGCAAActcacggagaagctcttAAAAATATGCGACTTAACCCCATTCTACCGGTGTCATCacaagactcgagagattgtactttgtatttgctgtaatatAGTAATCAATAGCAATCCGAAGCTGATAGGCGCGCTTGAGCATTTCATATGTCAAGTTCCAACGGGTGCagcaatcaagaaatagtactaatggGTGTCCGATATAATTAACCGATTTTTGTTGTTCAATCTTAAaggcttgtcggcgctgcgggcttgCATTGATAAAGCGGCTAATCTTACAGATCTAGGATAGatgttatatattagtagtattctaactatggttagaaataatggaagtaTCATACCTTCTCAAGTATACCAATAAtccctttctgttttactcGGCTCTTActtttatcccaggagaactgaaCATTATCATTCTTAGGTGTAATTCTTAGTTCATCTAAGAATACTttcacagagagttgaatgacATGTATAAGACAAGGGATATAATAGACAGatcgaagaacagcagcaaaattaGGGTCAACTACAGTATTAAGAAGTGAAGAGTGCTTAttattcagctcatcctttagGATTTATGTTAGTTCAGTAAACATGGTAGTATTGTTAGATGCATTATCAGTCGTGATACCTAGTATACAAGAGCCAAGCTGAAACTTACAGATTATTGAAGCAACAaccctagctagttctttacctgagtaatctccttgtaaaggaggaaacccaaGTAAGATCTCCTGATAGTTCCAGTCTGaatcaataaaatagcctgtaATTGCCATAAAAGGCTTCTAATATaggctcgtccagcagtcaagtacAATTGACAttcaggagtcaggagggaaatagtcgagaatatgTTCCAATGTTACAGAAAACAGTTCCAAAAGACGTGATCAAATCTGATTACGGCCAGGAATATACAGGTTGATCGAAGGGCTGCATATTATATAAAggatccggcggaagaatacattatctataattataaacagTAGTCGAcaggagataataaatcaGGTAATCTCATCAATAAGATTCTGATGCGAATATTAGCCAAGTATCtcactattcttctttattataagtagaacatctaaccatggttagaattctATGACTCACCTTTCcccgttcaagaaggctagcaaTTGCACGATATGTTGattaagaagtattattaggTTTTGGTTTATGTCTTCCGCAATTTGAACTGTCTGGATGGGCGTTCATAGACTTGGTTCCTGTGCGCCTGTAGGAGGGATGATTCATAACAGTCTTACagtgatggcagcaaaccTTAGGCTTCCCACTTGGAATCTCAGCAAtttcaataaatagatccCATCCTCGTGATCTTCGACCCTCTGCTCCCCAGTGAATTTGctccttaatataatatataatatattctccgatAGAGGTTTTTCGCTACCATAGAGTAAATTATTCTCTTGCCTAGGATAGTTCtctctggtctggaaaaAGCTGTAGTGTagggtatttataatacctcaggccTCAGatagattctatatttacagttgaaggaagatggtttaGTTCTTCATAAAAGGATATTACCGTTGGATTAGAATTTGAAAGCGGTGTTGAATATGATGgtgttaattatattagaggTGAACTACAGTCataagagaaatcagaaaataaatctgaccCTAAATATTATGATTAAGacataataaatatatagtactgtaaaagtaagtatactgcaaagtattaaggatataaaagagagctataatataaaaagaaataaaatcctaacaatactaagattattatattaataagagagttcagaaagagaaactatACCAAGTTATCCTAGCTTATagagtcctgtctctctttacttattttaagatatgattatcctccttctctaacTAATCTTCATCcctactaatttccttccgcttggttgatattatacctcttaggttcttaaataattttagatacGTTGTGGTAAGAAAATCAGGACATATATCTactcttttactatatctctgtaattaagatatagtaaaagcctccagatcttcattcCAATCATCTAGATATGCCTGCCAtccatatttatttaaaatttctgccttttcttttagaaggatAACCGCGGCCTTATATTaatcctggaggagaaataaggatcagcggtattagaactaaaagttagaataatgtaCGTACCAGGGATTAAATACCCGTTGTTgtagaactagataacccaGGATTATGAGTTTCAAGTAATACCTATTTTAGTAGACGATAGTGTACTATTGCCCCAAATAGGTCTCCTtctgaaataatatattgatgattcggaggagtattcagtcctggaagcaggcgTAACTGTTGGTTATGCTCAAAATTGGCGTGGCAAATGTTGAGCCCCCAACTTGAATAGCGGGATAAAGAGTCCCCCTAGGATTATCTAGATCAGcatattttctaaccaaagttagattatatagaaaatccatATCACGAACTACTTTAGCCAAATTATTTAGTGGCTCCATTGAGCCCCTTAATTGTGAAGGGAATgatactaccaccagaactAAGACCTGATACCAATATGATAGCTTGAACCGCTGACAGTATTCATtcatttcaacacctccagatataaaggtttctgatggaagagataccagaagcttgaaaccagatcagcctaatctaacaagaaaagattttGTGGATACTGAGTTACTCACCAGATTTTCATAACAAGGGTCACACCATTGTGGATCAGACTTTACTTGATCCCATAATTTAGTAATGAAAACCTCTGCCTGTTCATGGTAGGCTGACTGTGGCAAGGTAGAACATTTATTATAGGTCTTCCATAATAAGTGTGTGAAGTAGTTTGCCCAGGaaaattccttcagctccttactTGCACGTTCCGGATAAACCCAGTCTGGTTACACCTAACGAGTAATATAGTTCAGGATACTTATAAcctttaataaaatattcctCTCACTTATATACCATAAATACCTAAACAAAACATTTAAGTACTAAATCAATAGTTAAGCCATAACGGTAACATACTATATAGGGATAATAGacagctttatattataaagcctttgCCATATATCTTAGTACtcaatatctgaaagacttgAAAGAAAGCCTGGACATCAggagagtataatactttctccAGTAATAGGCATACCTGAAGAGCCTAGTACAGGATAATCCTTCAAGGAAGTTATGAAGGCCCCAGGAAAGTTGGAGTTACTTTCCCCACAGCTATTATCACAAGACATCAGGAAAAACAGGACTTGTAATTAactattccagtcttctggcttgagttctagtatcttaacccagtcatCAGATACAATATCATTAATATGATGTTGGAAAATAGTATGgccgaagtcgagaaatttcttaatctcgcgaacccatatctaaccatggttagttaaccagttaaataaatgttatagcaaaggggaggaacttacATAGTCCAGTTTAGAATTTACAATCCGTTCGAGAAGAGACCaggtaaagaatttcttgccATAGTCTGTTTcacataaatctaatataatatatcagAAGATATCATGCCAGATTACCGCTAATACACGTGCCGTGCTTGCCTTCTGAATATCCAGAGCATTATGGAGCCACTTATTAAATGCCCTGGGTTTCAGCAATTCCTTCTACTGATCAGGGGAGAGTCTGGTAAAATGACGCAGCAACCGACATGCTGTAGCACCCTCTGTCTCGAGAGATAACTGGGTTCCACCTCATGCCATAGTTATACTGTAAAgcgagtaatctaactatagttagattactctgtatatagtactgtttaagatatagttgATCAAGGAATAAGGTTGTGTATAGAGGAATAATAGGGAAAatagagaatcagaatcagaaataccGATGAacagtaattatagattattaatatct
This genomic interval from Aspergillus puulaauensis MK2 DNA, chromosome 7, nearly complete sequence contains the following:
- a CDS encoding NAD-dependent epimerase/dehydratase family protein (COG:M;~EggNog:ENOG410PMQ8;~InterPro:IPR036291,IPR001509;~PFAM:PF13460,PF01073,PF01370;~go_function: GO:0003824 - catalytic activity [Evidence IEA]), producing MGRIIITGGSGKVGQYAIPVLLSHGHTILNLDIAPLPPHLSQKVHTLHVDPTDSGQVHSALTSPFHSPLNQIPDAVIHLAGIPRNMIVPDVETFRVNTQAGYNVIEAACRLGVKKIIIASTMCHLAVVRDGLGYQVFNATNDEITVDTEMTEAFLKKNAPGVVFTREMEGREAPLTNRKMKEMLGFRQEHPWQKYFAYA
- a CDS encoding GMC family oxidoreductase (CAZy:AA3;~COG:E;~EggNog:ENOG410PFGF;~InterPro:IPR012132,IPR036188,IPR000172,IPR007867;~PFAM:PF05199,PF00732;~SECRETED:SignalP(1-16);~go_function: GO:0016614 - oxidoreductase activity, acting on CH-OH group of donors [Evidence IEA];~go_function: GO:0050660 - flavin adenine dinucleotide binding [Evidence IEA];~go_process: GO:0055114 - oxidation-reduction process [Evidence IEA]), coding for MKFFFPSLLLLPLAFARHLSPAAQRVTHHDADLLSEYDYVVVGGGVSGLTVANRLTEDSNTTVLVIEAGKIDDYSKDIQYPRFARTVAANYSWPITSLPTAGLNNRTASVVVARILGGGSAINGMAFMRGSPGDYDLWAELIGDKSWGWDGLLPYFKKSEAFTPPTDDQQSQHGISFDIDARGTNGPIQTSFPPFITSTGKVFLAALRQLGIPTQIDGAANALGGYWSPNNLDPVTTERSYARTGYHDSANIRSNYHVLPEALVTKLTPDLTGVEYIPEYNTALNSTPPDIKIKTVRARKEIIMAAGAIHTPKILHLSGVGSSSVLRSLGIDQILDVPGVGENLQDHATMYGSAAFTNLSDPTQDPVYIWNNATYDAEMGLLYEANRTGPWTVGTENTFSFLTAKHLNFSVSHFAHAAGQPARYLRSGLDPSIIRGYEKSQNLLLKYMTDNKVALSENLLIAIISLQKPLSRGSVHAASTDPYTMPHVSYRTFSNPLDLEMLAQAVRLHTDLLPQTPALQSIGAVLEFPTPGLTDTELLDTIKESADPSFYHPVGTCAMLKFGDGGCVDSQLRLYGSRGRVRIVDASIFPIIPSAHTQSTVYAVAEKVADLIRGIHTVPH